A single window of Carettochelys insculpta isolate YL-2023 chromosome 13, ASM3395843v1, whole genome shotgun sequence DNA harbors:
- the SERTM2 gene encoding serine-rich and transmembrane domain-containing 2 yields the protein MTDYVKHRGNITGRVYLPTLATEAATTEDKYANLYLYVGLFMTFLAVILVLLFTMLFRLKHVITPITTSPESTQTVQEFTNVEMIGRAPSTH from the coding sequence ATGACTGATTACGTTAAACACCGTGGGAATATTACTGGCCGTGTCTACTTACCAACCCTGGCTACAGAAGCAGCCACAACAGAAGATAAATATGCCAACTTGTATTTGTATGTTGGCTTGTTCATGACTTTCCTGGCTGTCATTCTTGTACTACTCTTCACGATGCTCTTTCGCTTGAAGCACGTTATCACTCCAATCACCACCTCACCGGAGAGCACACAGACCGTACAGGAGTTTACAAATGTAGAAATGATAGGCAGGGCTCCTAGCACTCATTGA